Proteins encoded together in one Anaerolineales bacterium window:
- a CDS encoding SDR family oxidoreductase yields the protein MKILFIGGTGLISSVCSELALQRGFELHLLNRGQSKKYPIPLGAQILTADVHHATDAAEQLRKHEFDAVVDWIAFTPADIERDLALFAGKARQFVFISSASAYQKPPSHYLITEETPLANPYWEYSRQKIACEERLMRAHREQGFPVTIVRPSLTYGPSQIPLCVGSWQHPFTVIDRMKRGRPVIVPGDGTSLWVLTWNGDFARGLVGLLGREDTLGHAFHITSDEVLTWDQIYRQAGHAIGIEPDIIHIPSDLIAAYDPDATGSLIGDKANSAVFDNSKIKRFVPDFVASVPWSEGVRRALAWHEAHPEYCTIDHEADARWDMIIAAYRRAAAGPHSPN from the coding sequence ATGAAGATCTTGTTCATTGGCGGAACCGGATTGATCAGCTCAGTTTGTTCCGAGTTGGCCCTGCAACGCGGCTTCGAACTTCACCTCCTCAATCGAGGCCAGTCGAAGAAGTATCCAATTCCTCTCGGAGCACAGATCCTGACTGCCGATGTGCACCACGCGACCGATGCGGCAGAGCAACTGCGGAAACACGAATTCGACGCCGTGGTCGACTGGATCGCCTTCACCCCCGCCGACATCGAGAGAGACCTCGCACTCTTTGCCGGCAAGGCGCGCCAGTTCGTCTTCATCAGTTCAGCCAGCGCCTACCAGAAGCCGCCCAGCCACTACCTCATCACGGAAGAGACCCCGCTGGCTAACCCCTATTGGGAGTACTCTCGGCAGAAGATCGCCTGTGAAGAGCGCCTGATGCGTGCCCATCGGGAACAGGGCTTCCCCGTCACCATCGTGCGCCCCTCGCTCACCTACGGGCCCTCGCAAATCCCGCTTTGCGTCGGCAGCTGGCAACACCCCTTCACCGTCATCGATCGGATGAAGCGGGGGCGGCCTGTCATCGTGCCGGGGGACGGGACCTCACTCTGGGTTCTGACCTGGAACGGTGACTTCGCCAGGGGGCTGGTTGGCCTCTTGGGCCGAGAAGACACCCTCGGCCACGCATTTCACATCACATCCGATGAAGTGCTCACTTGGGATCAGATCTATCGCCAGGCCGGGCATGCGATCGGGATAGAGCCGGATATCATCCACATCCCATCCGACCTGATCGCCGCCTATGACCCTGACGCAACCGGCAGCCTGATCGGCGACAAGGCCAACAGCGCCGTATTCGACAACAGCAAGATCAAGCGATTCGTGCCTGATTTCGTGGCGAGCGTGCCCTGGTCGGAGGGCGTGCGCCGGGCACTTGCCTGGCATGAGGCGCATCCAGAATACTGTACGATCGACCACGAGGCCGATGCGCGTTGGGACATGATCATCGCCGCCTATCGACGAGCGGCTGCCGGGCCCCACTCTCCTAACTAG